AAACGGATGGTTGATGAGGTGAACTGGGCGTGACGAACACAGCGGCAAATACCCCGTTGACACTGGGCGTTGACGGCACCGTGACATTGCTGTTTTTCTTTTTGGGGCTGGTTGCTGCCTGGTGGGCCCTTGGTGCGGTCAAATGGGATAAGTTTGTGAACCAGCCGTTGAGTTCGCAGGTTCAGATGCTTCGATTCTTCCTTGCGCTTCTCGGGGGCATTGTTGCAGTTCTTGTGGCACTCTTGTTACTTGGTGCTATGATGTTTGTGCGCGCACTTTAGCGCCATCGTGTGGCCGTCGTGCGCGCACGTGTGCGTCACATTTTGTCGAATGGGCGCACAGACGACCCCCGTTCTTCGGGGGCCGGGGTCGTAATTGTATGATGGTACAGCAGTGTGGGTCACTCGAGCGCGGCAATTGGCTACTAGACGAGTGAAACTAGTAAATCGTAGTATGAAGTCGGTATAAACGGCCTTCAATCTGTCCAACCTGTTGATAGAAACGCGAGATTCGCGAGAACGCGAAGCGCGACAAATCTTACGGTTGGATGGAGGCAGTACAAATGGCACAAACTAGCGCACAGAAGCGAATGGCTCGACTCAGAAATCGCCGGATCAAGCGAAGGGTCAAACAGTTCGGATGGGCGGGTGTTTTGGTTGCCATAGGTGCTTGCCTTGTGCATAGTCCGTCGGGATCGACCGTTCAGGCATCGACGATGAGTCAGCCGGTTGACACGACGTCGGCTGCGTCGGACGGGGTCCGGCAGTTGAACTATTTGCAGACGGCGATGTCAGCGATGAAGGCGACACCGACGGGATACGCGATTCACGATTGGACCGTGCTGGATGACGAATACCACACGGAGAAACAATTGGAAACCATCGCGATCCAGTTGGAGCAGGAATTTGATTTAACGAACGCGAAAGTAACTACTCGGTCCGAACAAAATGAAACGTTTTATCAAGTGGACGGGACTTGGTCGGGATCCACAGATGTACGCATGGTTTTGACCAGTCTCCAGGGAGAGCAGGCCTCGCAGCAGACGACGAGCACCGGCGATGAATCGGTGCTAACGGTCACCGCGCTCGGCACGGCAGCGGGGATGAATTTGTTTGCCCAGCAGTACGACACGGTGGAACAGATGGTGGCTGCAGTGCAGGGGACGCCGCAGATGAGCGCGTACCTGACTGGGACGCTACCGACTGAGACGGACGAAGCGCAGGCGAACGCCATTGCATCGACGGCGCTTGCGAGCGTTCATGCGACGACGGTGGAG
Above is a genomic segment from Alicyclobacillus acidoterrestris containing:
- a CDS encoding DUF1146 domain-containing protein, whose protein sequence is MTNTAANTPLTLGVDGTVTLLFFFLGLVAAWWALGAVKWDKFVNQPLSSQVQMLRFFLALLGGIVAVLVALLLLGAMMFVRAL
- a CDS encoding YwmB family TATA-box binding protein; amino-acid sequence: MAQTSAQKRMARLRNRRIKRRVKQFGWAGVLVAIGACLVHSPSGSTVQASTMSQPVDTTSAASDGVRQLNYLQTAMSAMKATPTGYAIHDWTVLDDEYHTEKQLETIAIQLEQEFDLTNAKVTTRSEQNETFYQVDGTWSGSTDVRMVLTSLQGEQASQQTTSTGDESVLTVTALGTAAGMNLFAQQYDTVEQMVAAVQGTPQMSAYLTGTLPTETDEAQANAIASTALASVHATTVEALRTQLETSLSGYSADPLTYIDTNGKRMDVQVAVHDDTYHHRTDVLVGTPIITTTY